From the Eremothecium cymbalariae DBVPG#7215 chromosome 6, complete sequence genome, one window contains:
- the RPC31 gene encoding DNA-directed RNA polymerase III subunit C31 (similar to Ashbya gossypii AFR056W): MSFRKSVKTSSFSALPFGLDYSDVGGIENTEGPTTLLPVNNPINAKERVIALKYINFINSVKDGPFYTGSMLLSVEESEDGNKTSKKLIDKGLDDGVERYSDKYLKKRKIGTSVDEHPFNIEFFPKELYQVMGINKKKLLMLSKLKTVDDIFTGKAQDDDSGIPILEKLKELVENEDDADEEKENNGDNLEDDMDDDFDDDDDDDYNAEKYFDDGEDEYDGEDDYADEPAF, from the coding sequence ATGAGTTTTCGCAAAAGTGTGAAGACATCGTCATTTAGCGCTTTGCCATTTGGTCTCGACTATAGTGATGTTGGTGGTATCGAGAATACAGAAGGTCCTACGACACTATTGCCAGTTAACAACCCGATCAATGCTAAGGAGAGGGTGATTGccttaaaatatataaatttcATTAATTCAGTAAAAGATGGCCCCTTTTACACAGGCTCCATGTTATTATCTGTTGAGGAATCCGAAGATGGGAACAAAACGTCCAAGAAACTGATTGATAAAGGTCTTGACGATGGCGTAGAACGTTATTCTGATAAATATCTaaagaagagaaaaatTGGAACGTCGGTGGATGAGCATCCATTCAATATAGAATTTTTCCCCAAAGAATTGTACCAAGTGATGGGTATtaacaagaagaagctaCTGATGTTATCCAAGTTGAAGACAGTTGATGATATCTTCACCGGAAAAGCacaagatgatgatagtgGAATACCTATATTAGAAAAGCTGAAAGAATTAGTTGAAAACGAAGATGATGCTGAcgaggagaaggagaatAATGGTGACAACTTGGAAGATGATATGGACGATGACTttgacgatgatgatgacgatgactACAATGCAGAAAAGTATTTCGATGATGGAGAAGATGAATACGATGGAGAAGATGATTATGCTGATGAGCCAGCATTTTGA
- the THO2 gene encoding Tho2p (similar to Ashbya gossypii AFR058C): MSIIGKLNSLAKEHTPFKRTIFTDEFLKDWQGNSSKLLERYDSIEESSEKDNLIYDIFNEAMVFTNKEFKDLLNDDYGMLGEFLSKLCEKNSQANPRMLANIINYFPRSLEDDSNVIALIGAIRGVDFEFSASLVEKLLTHRWTKEQTSLYKRNLISEKYHLKKYNLLFECAPGFSQICSLLHVAYSDKDRFQSLKYYWNQMQFIAGKYTLDPIRVLDVVLRISSIYIHNHYDFLLDLLKVSDYWPHEISDPFDWNKLNYGGNVVASRLIAYKLSNEKFDHKYMDMVCILIKEGFISYISIFEALRPDEETVQTYVEEYYADLEKQSSEGVLNPLAMAAALPDEDETSAPAANGEQKSDGQVNVKKEKERQEQREEKERKNRHYRVKRTGKWRLVTSCLNHGLLFPALYSIKKNEKVALSIDALVEACIRIFDYMIQPLYEQAINAPKCNAVSRVTMKMSNSGLPSKEPRLIHEYVSPNVSERFLFNVKYSFYYTEWTDKLPVLHNIEDLFRYSHQILGLLGPRLSVSSSVITKLNSIAVHDIESSNNSEDTIEMWINYFRKFIFPAIAAIEDDFVPNLSAYELMKRFPFEKRYFLYNEMYTKTSNDNVFVRLAFNKVGKRIKTLLKSLSIDDIADKVNDVSRIVSSNPLAALGPIVNQIENYDKVSELVVISANKFPKIAYDILQYVLLLKLTSGRNLLQSDGINQNTWIQRLSVFIAGLAKSCPEMDLTNILTFLVKSLHKNRNVSFPVLKELISKVGGIQNLNHVSSQQLQMLNSGPSLQKVARSLILDTRQDTFEAARAITQVFVKLNAITELIVMLCNLNISNQSDDIHYKILSTKCDDSNSLLWTLIEMLKHTLSLEEFVSNVLPFYELVNDYNVPIEWSFHIWRDFFDEKIHEGDESMKQIDEIIEKTEFKYVSFENLNKELFTNFWKLSLYDVQFNKALYDKTTSALNSKLNAVKLQRERNSIMNDVQEVMSNCLAHQRAFKQIQELLQGNKEKWLPELNAETNQAFFQFCILPRTLFSSADAIYSALFIVELCGIQNSFSIFKFFVDSHILGGLLFSCTVTESANMGFFTNVLLNTFEKARSEGVFDNCSLEEIYRLHSIMIGDLTGLLAESNYMSIRNSIEFLNQISHKFPVVDEHIKELCHSLEYKLVGDNREDIRLPCNALIGHLKSRLKNASRKQDFYELPEEELLEIRKLDEERMLIKKYQESLAQEDEAKKLEEESKMNILKPLDDRVESRYMANTGEADSTDAEKTKQQSEAVSCQLHQILDNMDQVLNLLRTESAEEAPRFIRVVFFKNEFKKVINDYKGDLEGFRKNIANILVDYFYSMVQWPQSNPTFVQKARDIKTACLKCNAPISKATKIKVMADDLYGEDIASSWATNPKAARTNRESRFAGAKPVPNLTSDTSTSNENKWKTERVEKTAIDTRNTSRYADEDTKSSTQTKKDDKPSGSRFNNGKVPVKKPVDNKQDQKPSNSLRNRVGSRFEGRQENSTRFSGPRADPIRFPTAPARHAEPVNESRFRNMPKELSRKRAAEDYRYGDSKRQRQEDDNRRKPTKETRGEQHPTAILSQKKGGFSRFR; the protein is encoded by the coding sequence ATGTCAATCATTGGAAAGTTAAATAGTTTAGCTAAAGAGCATACTCCTTTTAAAAGAACTATATTCACGGATGAGTTCTTGAAAGATTGGCAAGGCAATTCTAGCAAGCTTCTGGAGCGATATGATTCGATAGAGGAGAGTTCGGAGAAAGATAATCTCATCTATGACATATTCAATGAGGCTATGGTATTCACTAATAAGGAATTCAAGGATCTACTTAATGATGATTATGGGATGTTAGGAGAATTTTTGTCTAAGTTATGTGAGAAGAATAGTCAGGCTAATCCGCGTATGCTGGCCAATATCATAAATTACTTCCCTAGGTCTCTAGAAGATGATAGCAATGTCATTGCGCTTATTGGAGCGATACGTGGCGTTGATTTTGAGTTTTCTGCTAGTTTAGTAGAGAAACTATTAACCCACAGATGGACAAAAGAACAAACATCGTTGTACAAACGAAATCTCATATCAGAAAAATACCACttaaaaaagtataatCTGTTATTTGAATGCGCCCCAGGCTTTTCTCAGATATGTTCGTTGTTACATGTGGCATACTCTGATAAAGATAGGTTTCAATCTCTGAAATATTACTGGAATCAGATGCAATTTATTGCAGGAAAATATACCTTGGACCCAATTCGTGTTTTAGATGTGGTCCTCAGAATTTCatccatatatatccaTAATCACTATGATTTTCTGCTGGACTTATTGAAAGTTTCCGATTATTGGCCTCATGAAATCTCAGATCCGTTTGACTGGAATAAATTGAATTATGGTGGCAATGTAGTTGCTTCACGGCTGATCGCCTACAAATTATCTAACGAAAAATTTGATCATAAGTATATGGACATGGTCTGCATATTGATAAAAGAAGGTTTCATCTCGTATATTTCTATCTTTGAGGCTTTGAGGCCTGATGAAGAGACAGTGCAAACTTATGTTGAAGAGTATTATGCCGATTTAGAAAAGCAGTCTTCAGAAGGAGTTTTAAATCCCTTAGCTATGGCTGCGGCATTACcggatgaagatgaaacCTCTGCACCTGCAGCTAATGGGGAACAGAAGAGCGATGGCCAAGTTAATGtaaagaaagagaaggaaAGGCAGGAACAGAGAGAGGAAAAGGAAAGGAAGAATAGACACTATAGGGTGAAGCGGACTGGGAAGTGGAGATTAGTAACAAGTTGCCTAAATCATGGACTATTATTCCCTGCATTGTATTCCataaaaaaaaatgaaaaggtCGCATTATCTATTGACGCCCTGGTAGAGGCGTGTATTAGAATATTTGATTACATGATACAACCATTATATGAACAGGCAATTAATGCACCAAAATGTAACGCTGTTTCTAGAGTCACCATGAAAATGTCGAATAGTGGTTTACCATCTAAAGAGCCGCGTTTAATTCATGAATATGTATCTCCAAATGTGAGTGAGCGGTTCCTGTTTAATGTGAAGTattcattttattatacTGAGTGGACCGATAAGTTACCTGTTCTTCACAATATTGAAGACTTATTTCGTTATTCTCATCAGATACTTGGTCTTCTTGGTCCAAGACTGTCGGTGTCTTCATCTGTAATTACCAAACTCAATTCTATTGCAGTTCATGATATTgaatcttcaaataactcCGAAGATACAATAGAGATGTGGATTAActattttagaaaatttaTATTTCCTGCAATTGCTGCTATAGAAGACGACTTCGTGCCAAATTTATCCGCCTATGAATTAATGAAAAGATTCCCATTTGAAAAACGGTACTTTTTGTATAATGAAATGTACACTAAGACATCAAACGATAACGTCTTTGTTAGATTGGCCTTTAATAAAGTGGGGAAAAGGATAaaaactttattaaaatCCTTAAGTATTGATGACATCGCTGATAAGGTAAATGATGTTTCGAGAATTGTATCCAGTAATCCGCTAGCGGCATTGGGACCCATTGTTAATCAAATTGAGAATTATGATAAGGTTTCAGAACTTGTTGTGATTTCAGCAAATAAGTTTCCTAAAATTGCTTACGATATCTTACAATATGTTCTATTGTTGAAATTGACTTCAGGCAGAAATTTATTACAGAGTGACGGTATAAATCAAAACACTTGGATCCAACGGCTAAGTGTATTCATCGCTGGATTGGCAAAGTCTTGCCCTGAAATGGATTTAACGAATATATTGACTTTCTTAGTGAAGAGTTTGCATAAGAATCGCAATGTATCCTTTCCGGTTCTTAAGGAACTAATATCTAAGGTTGGCGggattcaaaatttgaatcACGTAAGTTCTCAACAACTCCAGATGCTAAATTCTGGGCCTTCGCTGCAAAAAGTTGCCAGATCTTTGATATTAGACACAAGACAAGATACATTTGAAGCTGCACGAGCAATCACACAAGTCTTTGTGAAATTAAATGCTATTACTGAGTTAATCGTAATGCTTTGCAACCtgaatatttcaaatcAATCTGATGATATACattataaaatattgtCTACTAAATGTGACGATTCTAATTCTTTGTTGTGGACACTAATTGAAATGTTAAAACATACACTATCATTGGAGGAATTTGTTTCCAATGTTTTGCCATTTTATGAACTGGTAAATGACTATAATGTACCAATTGAATGGAGCTTTCATATATGGAgagatttttttgatgagaAAATCCACGAAGGTGATGAATCTATGaaacaaattgatgaaattattgaaaaaactGAATTTAAATATGTGTCATTTGAGAATTTAAACAAGGAATTATTTACTAATTTCTGGAAATTGTCGCTTTATGATGTGCAGTTTAACAAAGCGTTATATGATAAAACTACAAGCGCTTTAAACTCAAAGTTAAATGCGGTAAAATTACAGCGTGAGCGCAATTCCATTATGAACGATGTACAAGAAGTAATGTCGAACTGTTTAGCTCATCAAAGGGCCTTTAAGCAAATACAAGAACTTTTGCAGggaaataaagaaaagtGGCTCCCAGAGTTGAACGCTGAAACAAATCAAGCATTCTTTCAGTTCTGTATTCTACCAAGGACTTTATTTTCTTCTGCCGACGCAATTTACAGTGCACTGTTCATTGTTGAACTTTGTGGTATTCAGAATTCTTTCAgtatcttcaaattttttgttgattctCATATCCTTGGTGGTCTTCTGTTCTCCTGTACTGTTACTGAGTCAGCTAATATGGGCTTTTTCACTAATGTTTTACTAAatacttttgaaaaagctaGGTCTGAAGGTGTCTTTGATAACTGCAGCCTTGAGGAGATCTATCGATTACATTCTATTATGATAGGAGATTTGACTGGTTTGCTAGCTGAATCGAATTACATGTCAATTAGGAATAGTATTGAATTTCTCAATCAAATTTCACATAAATTCCCAGTTGTTGATGAGCATATAAAGGAACTTTGTCATTCTTTGGAATATAAGTTAGTCGGTGATAATAGAGAAGATATAAGATTACCCTGTAATGCTTTAATTGGTCACCTCAAAAGCCGTCTAAAGAATGCTTCCCGGAAACAAGATTTTTATGAGCTTCCGGAGGAGGAATTGTTAGAAATCCGTAAACTTGATGAAGAACGTATGctaatcaaaaaatatcaggAGTCATTAGCTCAAGAAGACGAAGCAAAGAAGTTGGAAGAGGAAAGTaagatgaatatattaaagCCTCTAGATGATAGAGTGGAGAGCAGATATATGGCAAATACAGGTGAAGCTGATAGTACAGACGCAGAAAAGACGAAACAGCAATCAGAAGCTGTCTCCTGTCAACTCCATCAGATTTTAGATAACATGGACCAAGTGCTAAATCTCCTAAGAACTGAATCAGCTGAAGAAGCACCAAGATTTATTAGAGTcgttttcttcaaaaatgaatttaaGAAAGTTATCAATGACTACAAAGGTGACCTTGAAGGTTTTAGGAAAAATATTGCTAATATTTTGGTTGACTATTTCTACAGTATGGTGCAGTGGCCCCAAAGTAATCCAACATTTGTCCAGAAGGCCCGGGATATTAAGACAGCATGTTTGAAATGTAATGCCCCTATTAGCAAGGCAACGAAGATAAAGGTGATGGCTGATGACCTATATGGCGAAGATATAGCGTCCTCCTGGGCAACCAATCCCAAAGCAGCTAGAACAAATAGAGAAAGTCGGTTTGCAGGTGCTAAACCAGTACCTAACCTAACTTCTGATACAAGTACTTCAAACGAGAACAAGTGGAAGACTGAACGAGTGGAAAAAACTGCAATAGACACTAGAAATACTTCGAGATATGCCGATGAGGATACAAAGTCATCAACacaaaccaaaaaagaTGACAAGCCATCCGGTTCCCGTTTCAACAACGGCAAGGTGCCCGTTAAAAAGCCTGTTGATAATAAACAAGATCAAAAGCCATCCAACAGTCTACGTAACAGAGTCGGTTCCAGATTCGAAGGTAGGCAAGAAAACAGCACTAGATTTTCTGGCCCTAGAGCAGACCCTATAAGATTCCCCACAGCCCCTGCCCGTCATGCAGAACCTGTTAACGAAAGTCGATTTCGAAATATGCCCAAAGAACTGTCACGGAAACGAGCTGCTGAAGATTACAGATACGGTGATAGCAAGCGTCAGAGACAGGAAGATGATAATCGAAGAAAACCAACCAAAGAAACTCGTGGAGAACAACACCCAACTGCTATTCTGAGTCAGAAGAAAGGTGGATTCAGTAGATTTCGATAA
- the INN1 gene encoding Inn1p (similar to Ashbya gossypii AFR057C), with protein sequence MGLGDSILGGVNGTLDVFVRKAKDLPNLRKIDKQDPFVKLRIAHITIVSDTVYRGGQIPVFDFHAVFELTPGMKHELHVELYDDHKHGSKIIGRCVVDLKPALYSDPEDGYDRWYELNLGDDETGKIYIELTFKPHTPNSQPESCIQSVSSAVSHSVSKRGPPLPSEIPYVPYGKGQLTPGPPKKSPEYVHGGHVGQPLPIRRRAPDTLQYIPATPGSQPENELNEIPNFSSSIDSIEDIELRSSHNSQETGITAKLKQLKERWNNFKQGSGEHHQDTRADVDLEALQRVVGVSPERVKSTLSHHSAHLSKLELQPPLPPLPVDADRKSRSLSPSQYSPQQISRSRSPAFVRKSMDLPPLPQEAIHRQPRLPVRKRPPSKY encoded by the coding sequence ATGGGTTTGGGGGATAGTATACTTGGTGGGGTAAATGGTACTCTCGATGTGTTTGTGAGGAAGGCAAAGGACTTACCGAACTTGAGAAAAATCGATAAGCAAGATCCATTTGTGAAATTGAGAATTGCACATATAACAATTGTTTCAGATACAGTATATAGAGGCGGTCAAATACCGGTTTTTGATTTTCATGCTGTATTTGAGCTTACTCCAGGTATGAAGCATGAGTTGCATGTGGAGTTATATGATGATCATAAACATGGGTCTAAAATTATTGGGAGATGTGTTGTTGATCTAAAGCCTGCTCTTTACAGTGATCCTGAAGATGGCTATGATCGTTGGTATGAGCTAAATCTGGGGGATGATGAGACAGGTAAGATATATATCGAGCTGACATTTAAGCCACACACTCCGAACAGCCAGCCTGAATCATGCATTCAATCTGTATCTTCTGCTGTTTCCCATTCAGTTTCTAAAAGAGGGCCACCACTGCCATCAGAGATCCCTTACGTCCCATATGGTAAAGGGCAATTAACACCAGGTCCACCGAAAAAGAGCCCAGAGTATGTGCATGGAGGTCATGTGGGCCAACCGTTGCCTATTCGAAGACGCGCTCCGGACACCCTCCAGTACATTCCAGCAACTCCTGGTTCACAGCCAGAAAACGAATTAAACGAGATTCCCAACTTTAGCTCTAGCATCGACTCCATCGAGGACATCGAACTGCGTAGCTCGCATAATTCGCAAGAAACAGGCATTACTGCCAAACTGAAACAACTGAAGGAGAGATGGAATAATTTTAAGCAAGGCAGTGGTGAGCACCATCAAGATACTCGCGCTGATGTTGATCTAGAAGCGCTACAAAGAGTAGTGGGTGTAAGTCCAGAACGTGTCAAATCTACTTTATCACATCACTCGGCACATTTGTCTAAGCTTGAATTACAACCACCTCTACCACCATTACCAGTGGACGCGGACAGAAAATCTCGCAGTTTAAGCCCTTCACAATACAGTCCACAGCAAATATCCAGATCAAGAAGCCCTGCCTTTGTCCGCAAGTCGATGGATCTTCCACCACTCCCCCAAGAGGCTATCCATAGGCAGCCTCGTTTGCCTGTTAGAAAAAGACCTCCCTCTAAATACTGA